A window of Ranitomeya variabilis isolate aRanVar5 chromosome 2, aRanVar5.hap1, whole genome shotgun sequence contains these coding sequences:
- the LOC143806741 gene encoding putative oxidoreductase YtbE, with protein sequence MERQAAPQQSVTLNNGVTMPLLGLGTFRLRGLENLLQAVDAALECGYRSFDTAAVYRNEADLGHALRQLLPKYGLGRSDIFITSKLSPADLGPGARDACLKSLAELGDDYLDLYLVHWPGKQGWRSDDVRNQAAREESWRALEGLYQTGIIKALGVSNYTEDHLAQLLGSCSIPPAVLQVECHPRLPQTNLIGWCKQNGVHLQAYSSLGCGDLLGDAEVCKVANVHGRTPSQVLLRWALQQGVGVIPKASAPARIEENFKVWDFELRNEEAELLKGGRSEIRYCWDPTGVA encoded by the exons ATGGAGCGGCAGGCAG CTCCACAGCAGTCGGTGACCCTTAATAATGGGGTGACCATGCCCCTCCTTGGCTTGGGCACATTTCGTTTGAGGGGACTAGAAAATCTGCTCCAGGCCGTAGACGCTGCGTTGGAGTGTGGCTACCGCTCGTTTGACACTGCCGCTGTCTATCGTAACGAGGCTGATCTCGGTCACGCTTTGCGCCAGCTGTTGCCTAAATATGGCTTAGGTCGCTCTGATATCTTCATCACAAGCAAGTTATCTCCTGCAGATTTAGGCCCGGGAGCCCGTGATGCCTGTTTGAAGAGCTTGGCCGAATTGGGAGATGATTACTTGGATCTCTACCTCGTTCACTGGCCAGGGAAGCAGGGCTGGAGAAGTGACGATGTCCGTAACCAAGCCGCTAGAGAAGAAAGCTGGAGAGCCTTGGAGGGCCTCTATCAGACTGGCATTATTAAGGCCCTAGGCGTGTCCAATTATACAGAGGACCACCTGGCACAGCTCCTTGGATCGTGCAGCATCCCCCCTGCGGTGTTACAGGTGGAGTGCCATCCACGGCTCCCACAGACCAATCTTATCGGTTGGTGCAAACAAAATGGCGTTCATCTCCAAGCTTACTCCTCGCTGGGCTGTGGGGATCTTCTGGGAGATGCGGAAGTGTGCAAAGTGGCAAACGTGCACGGGCGCACTCCCTCCCAGGTGTTACTCAGGTGGGCACTACAGCAAGGTGTTGGCGTTATTCCTAAAGCTTCTGCGCCAGCGAGAATCGAGGAGAATTTTAAGGTCTGGGATTTTGAGCTGCGTAATGAGGAAGCCGAACTGCTGAAAGGTGGAAGAAGCGAGATAAGATACTGCTGGGATCCTACCGGAGTGGCGTAG